GGGTCAATATCGAGTACCTCGATTCGGAAGAGATCGAATCGAAGGGCTGCGACCACCTGGCCAAGTACGACGCCATCCTGGTGCCGGGCGGCTTCGGCAAGCGCGGCGTGGAAGGCAAGATCATGGCCGCCCGCTACGCCCGCGAGAACAAGATCCCTTACCTGGGCATCTGCCTGGGCATGCAGGTCGCGCTGATCGAGTACGCCCGCAATATGGCCGGCCTGCCGAACGCGAATTCGACCGAGTTCGATCCGGAAACCGACCAGCCGGTCGTGGCGCTGATCACCGAGTGGCAGAACCATGACGGCAAGGTCGAGAAGCGCGACGTGAGCTCGGACCTGGGCGGCACCATGCGCCTGGGCGCCCAGACCTGTGCGGTGAATCCGGGCACGCTGGCGGCCGAGATCTACGGCAACGTCGTGACCGAACGCCACCGCCATCGCTACGAAGGCAACAACTACTACCTGCCGAAGGTCGAAGCGGCCGGCCTGACCGTGTCGGCGCGCACCCCGAACGAAGACCTGTGCGAGATCATGGAACTCCCGCGCGACGTGCACCCGTGGTATATGGGCGTGCAGTTCCACCCCGAGTTCAAGTCGACCCCGCGCAACGGCCACCCGTTGTTCACGTCGTTCATCCGGGCGGCGCTGGCGCACCAGGCTTCGAACACGAACACCGCGGCCAATGCGGCCCCCGTACTGCAAGGAGACGCAGCATGAAACTCGCCGGATTCGACGTCGGCCTCGAGCACCCGATTTTTTTGATCGCCGGCACCTGCGTGATCGAATCGCGCCAGATGGCGATGGACACCGCCGGCACGCTCAAGGAAATCACGGGCGCGCTGGGCATCCCGTTCATCTATAAATCGTCGTTCGACAAGGCCAACCGCTCGTCGGGCAAGTCGTTCCGCGGCCCGGGCCGCGACAAGGGCCTGGAAATCCTGGCCGCCGTGCGCAAGGAAATCGGCGTGCCGGTCCTGACCGACGTGCACGACGAAGAGATGATCCCCGAAGTCGCCAGCGTCGTCGACGTGCTGCAGACCCCGGCCTTCCTGTGCCGCCAGACCGACTTCATCAACGCCTGCGCGCGTTCGGGCAAGCCGGTCAACATCAAGAAGGGCCAGTTCCTGGCCCCCGGCGACATGAAGAACGTGATCGACAAGGCGCGCGCCGCCGCGCGCGAGGCGGGCCTCGAAGAAGACAACTTCATGGCCTGCGAACGCGGCGCCTCGTTCGGCTACAACAACCTGGTGTCCGATATGCGCGGCCTGGCGATCATGCGCGAATCGAACTGCCCGGTGGTGTTCGACGCGACCCACTCGGTGCAGCTGCCGGGCGGCCAGGGCACTTCGTCCGGCGGCCAGCGCGAGCACGTGCCGGTCCTGTCGCGCGCCGCCGTGGCGGCGGGCATCGCCGGCCTGTTCATGGAAACCCACCCTGACCCGGCCAATGCGCTGTCGGACGGCCCAAATGCCGTGCCGCTCGGCCGCATGAAGGAACTCTTGACCACCCTCGTCGAGATCGACCGCATCGTCAAGAAGACCGGCTTCCTGGAAGCCAGCTTCAAGTAACAGCATCCTCTGGGGGCGCCCTGCGGCTGGGCGTCCCATCACGAATTTCTACCC
This portion of the Telluria beijingensis genome encodes:
- the kdsA gene encoding 3-deoxy-8-phosphooctulonate synthase, giving the protein MKLAGFDVGLEHPIFLIAGTCVIESRQMAMDTAGTLKEITGALGIPFIYKSSFDKANRSSGKSFRGPGRDKGLEILAAVRKEIGVPVLTDVHDEEMIPEVASVVDVLQTPAFLCRQTDFINACARSGKPVNIKKGQFLAPGDMKNVIDKARAAAREAGLEEDNFMACERGASFGYNNLVSDMRGLAIMRESNCPVVFDATHSVQLPGGQGTSSGGQREHVPVLSRAAVAAGIAGLFMETHPDPANALSDGPNAVPLGRMKELLTTLVEIDRIVKKTGFLEASFK